The Henckelia pumila isolate YLH828 chromosome 2, ASM3356847v2, whole genome shotgun sequence genome includes a window with the following:
- the LOC140878508 gene encoding secreted RxLR effector protein 161-like, whose protein sequence is MDLPLGYSISNQQTSSSQKLVCRLHKSIYGLRQASRQWYTMFSTFLLESNFTQSQADYTLFIRGSGSSFLALLVYVDDIIIAGPSSDVIHNFKSELQSRFKLKDLGHLKYFLGLEIARPDIMFAVHKLSQYVATPRTTHLKAVHQLLRYLKSTPGQGIFFPTNASSHLRAFSDADWATCPDTRRSVTDFCVFLGDALISWKTKKQVTIPKSSTEAEYRALASTTSEIIWLLQLLKDFQEQIERKRWRIEANS, encoded by the exons ATGGATCTTCCTCTTGGATACTCTATCTCAAACCAGCAAACTTCATCATCTCAGAAATTGGTATGTCGTTTACataaatcaatttatggtcttCGCCAAGCATCCCGCCAATGGTATACAATGTTCTCCACATTCTTACTTGAATCCAACTTTACACAATCCCAAGCAGACTATACATTATTCATCAGAGGCTCAGGATCTTCATTCTTAGCATTACTTgtgtatgttgatgatatcatcATCGCTGGGCCATCGTCTGATGTTATTCATAATTTCAAGTCTGAACTTCAAAGCAGATTCAAGCTTAAGGATCTTGGTCATCTTAAATACTTTCTTGGTCTTGAGATTGCACG GCCTGATATCATGTTTGCTGTCCATAAATTAAGCCAATATGTTGCTACACCCCGCACTACTCACTTGAAGGCAGTTCATCAGTTGCTGCGATATCTAAAATCAACTCCTGGACAAGGCATATTTTTTCCAACCAATGCTTCTTCTCATTTGCGTGCATTTTCCGATGCTGATTGGGCAACATGTCCAGACACAAGAAGATCAGTTaccgatttttgtgtttttcttGGCGATGCACTCATCTCATGGAAAACAAAGAAACAAGTGACAATACCCAAGTCGTCTACTGAAGCTGAATATCGCGCTTTAGCGAGTACCACAAGCGAAATAATCTGGCTTCTTCAACTTCTCAAGGATTTCCAG GAACAGATTGAGAGAAAAAGATGGCGGATCGAGGCGAATTCCTAA